Proteins encoded together in one Balaenoptera ricei isolate mBalRic1 chromosome 2, mBalRic1.hap2, whole genome shotgun sequence window:
- the LOC132359594 gene encoding uncharacterized protein LOC132359594 isoform X4: MMLSQDRQPGGLPTKEGLQARTNPVNFLQRLTQSARRHEGLGETSHPRSQSLERRRRARRGCRQCWLPGAALEHDRRDRCSAYPRDKPHSKATGASHSPSIDPREPHGSLLFHRLPSAGASRWSLLLCNTHTRLPWELLPDVTLALEAAEFRGSLLLLYLSSRTVPLEEGGFLRTLGGPFGLHQWKSSSICQPQLPILETAKRDIKKGADVRMCAGRGWGRLGPFMLRAFLSVWGRGRGFGQMLSFRSSPPISLHTPTRSSPPISLHTPTRVSWVATQGLLRPPVSLTGRSLPPQGAQMSPFHLQSGPRTFMRGQPEAPGTGPSWSLSEWGSFPASTACFQASGKGALRLQARHSSVAKHTAWGLLSPLLLWT, from the exons GCATGAAGGGCTTGGGGAGACTTCACACCCCAGGAGCCAAAGtctggagaggaggagaagggcaaGACGGGGGTGCCGGCAGTGCTGGCTGCCTGGGGCTGCGTTGGAGCATGACCGCAGAG ACCGCTGCTCGGCCTACCCGAGGGACAAACCCCACTCTAAAGCGACTGGAGCCAGTCACTCTCCTTCAATAGATCCCAGAGAGCCTCATGGGTCACTGCTCTTCCACCGCTTGCCCTCGGCTGGGGCCTCCAGGTGGTCACTGCTCCTGTGTAACACGCACACGAGGTTGCCGTGG GAACTCCTCCCTGACGTGACGTTGGCTTTGGAAGCAGCTGAATTCAGGGgctcactgcttttgctgtatctttCGAGTAGGACTGTGCCCTTGGAGGAGGGGGGCTTTCTAAGAACGCTGGGAGGACCCTTTGGACTACATCAATGGAAATCATCCAGCATCTGCCAGCCTCAACTGCCCATTCTGGAGACAGCAAAAAGGGACATTAAGAAGGGGGCAGACGTCCGGATGTgtgcaggcaggggctggggacgCCTGGGCCCATTCATGCTTCGGGCTTTCCTGAGTGTTTGGGGTAGGGGACGTGGCTTTGGACAAATGCTTTCCTTCCGTTCTTCCCCACCCATCTCACTTCACACCCCTACCCGTTCTTCCCCACCCATCTCACTTCACACCCCTACCCGCGTCTCATGGGTGGCCACACAGGGCCTCCTACGGCCACCTGTCAGCTTAACAGGGAGGAGCCTGCCCCCTCAGGGCGCTCAGATGAGCCCATTCCATCTGCAATCCGGGCCCAGAACTTTCATGAGAGGCCAGCCAGAGGCCCCAGGCACGGGTCCCTCCTGGTCCCTTTCAGAGTGGGGTTCCTTTCCAGCTAGCACAGCCTGCTTCCAGGCAAGCGGGAAAGGGGCTCTGAGGCTGCAGGCAAGGCACAGTTCTGTCGCCAAGCACACAGCCTGGGGACTCCTCAGCCCTCTGCTCCTCTGGACGTGA
- the LOC132359594 gene encoding uncharacterized protein LOC132359594 isoform X5, with translation MPSWKEPGNQRPPSLQKQEVPGDSASEGMKGLGRLHTPGAKVWRGGEGQDGGAGSAGCLGLRWSMTAEELLPDVTLALEAAEFRGSLLLLYLSSRTVPLEEGGFLRTLGGPFGLHQWKSSSICQPQLPILETAKRDIKKGADVRMCAGRGWGRLGPFMLRAFLSVWGRGRGFGQMLSFRSSPPISLHTPTRSSPPISLHTPTRVSWVATQGLLRPPVSLTGRSLPPQGAQMSPFHLQSGPRTFMRGQPEAPGTGPSWSLSEWGSFPASTACFQASGKGALRLQARHSSVAKHTAWGLLSPLLLWT, from the exons GCATGAAGGGCTTGGGGAGACTTCACACCCCAGGAGCCAAAGtctggagaggaggagaagggcaaGACGGGGGTGCCGGCAGTGCTGGCTGCCTGGGGCTGCGTTGGAGCATGACCGCAGAG GAACTCCTCCCTGACGTGACGTTGGCTTTGGAAGCAGCTGAATTCAGGGgctcactgcttttgctgtatctttCGAGTAGGACTGTGCCCTTGGAGGAGGGGGGCTTTCTAAGAACGCTGGGAGGACCCTTTGGACTACATCAATGGAAATCATCCAGCATCTGCCAGCCTCAACTGCCCATTCTGGAGACAGCAAAAAGGGACATTAAGAAGGGGGCAGACGTCCGGATGTgtgcaggcaggggctggggacgCCTGGGCCCATTCATGCTTCGGGCTTTCCTGAGTGTTTGGGGTAGGGGACGTGGCTTTGGACAAATGCTTTCCTTCCGTTCTTCCCCACCCATCTCACTTCACACCCCTACCCGTTCTTCCCCACCCATCTCACTTCACACCCCTACCCGCGTCTCATGGGTGGCCACACAGGGCCTCCTACGGCCACCTGTCAGCTTAACAGGGAGGAGCCTGCCCCCTCAGGGCGCTCAGATGAGCCCATTCCATCTGCAATCCGGGCCCAGAACTTTCATGAGAGGCCAGCCAGAGGCCCCAGGCACGGGTCCCTCCTGGTCCCTTTCAGAGTGGGGTTCCTTTCCAGCTAGCACAGCCTGCTTCCAGGCAAGCGGGAAAGGGGCTCTGAGGCTGCAGGCAAGGCACAGTTCTGTCGCCAAGCACACAGCCTGGGGACTCCTCAGCCCTCTGCTCCTCTGGACGTGA